Genomic DNA from Parasteatoda tepidariorum isolate YZ-2023 chromosome 3, CAS_Ptep_4.0, whole genome shotgun sequence:
TCGATTTGTCTTACAACAATCTCTCTAAAATGCCTGCTATCAACTGGATACAACACTTGCAGTTGCAGAAGGTTAACTTAGAACACAACAAGTTATCTTTTCTTGAAGTCCCCTGGCTTCACTCGACAAATCATCCGATAATCAACCTTGctaataacaaaataagaacAGTAAGcgtaaataatgttttgatcAATGATCTTGGCATCAAAAGTGAAGAGGCTtcagaaaattataacaattttgttGAAACTAGGATAGTTCTGAATTCCAATCCGTTTCTGTGTGATTGTcatctgtttaaattttacaagtaCATAAAAGAAAGCAACGGATCACCCAGATCCGTTCGAATcgataacattcaaaatttatcatgcCACGAGCCCTTCTTCAATCGTAAAATAGTTTCGCTTGAGCCGCATGAGTTCACATGTGACCTACAGAACGAGTGTTCTAGTGCTTGCCATTGTTATTACAGAGCATCAGACAATGCGAACATTGTTAACTGCTCAAACCATGGGCTGAAATATCTACCAGATCATGTGCCATCTAACACAagtgttttatatttcagtGACAACCTATTGACAAACATGGATGACTTTAATCAGAAAAGATGGGAAAATCTTACCGATATCTATTTGAATCATAACCTAGTATCAAATGTCGATAACTGGACGATACCAGTTCAGCTTAAGGGCATTTCTTTGCAAGGGAATAAACTGAGACACCTAAGCGAGCAGTTCATGGGCTTTGTTTCGAAAGCACCTCATTTTCACCTAGCTCTGAGTAGCAATCCGTGGATTTGCAACTGTTCTGCCATGAAATTCAAAAAGTGGCTCACGGAACACTACAAAAAGATCGGTGATGTACAACGCATCACGTGTGGCAATCGACTGAAACTGAACAACAGTCTCGTCCACACGCCTATTCTTACAACGCCGGACGATATTCTCTGCCCGCTAGACAATTGGCCGGACAAAGTTCATCTGATTACTGTGTCTGTTATTTGTGGTGTACTGGCTCTGCTCTTGTTTATAGTCATCGTACTCTATTATCGCAACAAGCAAACAGTCATCGCATACGTTTATATTCATATGCATCATGTATTCACCTGTTTTTTCAACGAAGAGGATATGGACGAGGATAAAATATTCGATGCTTTCGTTTCCTACAGTTGTTCCGATCGTGATGTCGCTATGGAACTCATCGAAGAACTCGAAAAGAAGGATCCGCGGTTCAATCTGTGCATACACGAGAGGAACTGGATTGCCGGAAACCAAATAAGTTGGAACATTTTCAACTCGGTGCACAACAGCAAAAGGACCATCCTGGTCATCTCCAAAGCTTTTCTGGAGAGCATGTGGTTTCAAGTGGAGTTCCACACAGCCTACTACCAAATGCTGGAAGACAAAATTGACAGGCTGATCATCATCGTCAAAGGTGACCTACCCCCCAAGGAGAACATGGACAAAGATCTCCAGTATTTGCTCTCCACCAAAACGTATCTGATATGGGAAGAGAAATGGTTCTGGGAAAAACTGAAGTACGCTATGCCGCACAAAAAGCAGCTCCTGCCCAATGATGTGCTGGCTCTTAAAGACAGACCTGACAGCGAAAAAGTCAAACCGATCGATAACCAAATAGCCATTTTATCATCGAGTGATTGTAAAACCAAAGTTCATGATCCCAATCGATCCACTCTTCATCTGGTTAAGAGTGTTAACggaaattaacacattttttttgttctctctGAAACGCCatgtaaatttatgtatattgaTCTCTTGTAAAGAGTAAACTACATTTTAGTATAATTGAAGTGTCAAACTATATCGCACCATTTTTAgctatattacattaaaaacaaaaccatctCTGGTGCAAACCGAGGAAATCAACTGTgacgttaaaataaattgtttggcGTTTAGCTAATTTTCACGcgaatcatattaaaaattttgtcaaaaaatttcagaCGTATCTGCTAAAGATGAGAGTCCTCGCTCGACACAGGTTCAATCATTTAAAGTCGAATTATACTCCCACTTCTCACACAATACTTCGAAGTTGTCAGACTTcagcttataaattttttaatcaaactagttacaagaagaaaaaaaaacacttcaaaaattaaatttactttttactgttttttttaagatgCACAATTTGAAATTGtggcaataattatttttttaaaaagaaatccagccaaatatataaattaatactcCGAAACGAAGTCTCAACTTTCTTCGAGTATTTGCCTCATCTGATAGTTGAGCcaattcttcagaaaaattgcatgtttttttataaaagaaactaaaaaatttttcccctttttcttaaaaaaaataaataaagacataatatttagatttattatttttttttaaattatccttttttttaaatttaagttaattttaagttttattctaagaaataataaaagtaaaggaaaattatacatttaggATATCTTAGTGCAATAACACTGAAACGATGGTTAGTGTTCgctaattgcattatttatgcTGAACATTATTTATACATGACTGTTCtactctattttattattatttttttgagaaaataaccTATGttctattcaattttatttaggatttgaaggaactaaaaaaagaaatattaattcttaagggaaaaaaactgcTGTTGAAACAAAAGGCTTCCATTAATATTCGTAACACATCCGTAACTATTCATACATATAATAGaggtttattatttaaataattgatacatgaaatattatatttagttgaCTTCATTTCGAAAGTAAGCCAACTTACCGCATGCTCGTGTAATCACTcgttttaaaatgactttttaagattatattcaCTAGttttgctcattattttttttaatatacttcattttttaaagttttaaacaaaaataagttttagtcaTTTACTAAATGTTTCGTTTAAATGGTTTTTGATCTGTGATTCATTAACTGCCGAGGTTTCtaactattgttaatttttagttaaatcatTGTCTATTCTTTCGGATGatcttttgtgaaaaaatgactAGCTGAAATATCACTCTTCTTACGAGATGAAAAGAAGGTAATTCATTCATAAATCAGTCATGAAAAacacttaaacttaaaaacatatacCAATAAcgattaataaagtttatataattgcaatttcttttatctacattatttgttgcccttccCGGTGGCTTTGCGCTATTAGATTGAacaaaacacgtttttagtagttcatttcatcaaaataagaaTGAACTGTTATCATTTGGCATGACGGCAATTCACAAGCCATCCATCAAGCGATTTTCTCCATTACTCGCGAGAggccgtaaaaaaaaaaatctctctccATAGTATCTATTATAAAACTGCACAGCATTGTTGTACATTTAATAAGCACCAAACATACTAACATGGGTATCTTTACATATATACTATTCAATAAAACTGCACCCATTACCATAATATCAGTAATGcagattatcaaaattaattcagcATCCATTATAGTAGGACGATTTTTGTACGTTTCtcttaaaaagtacattttcatcattcatttttcttacttttcagtacagaacttaatattttttatttcaaatactgttgatttcaaattatttagttttatagaaacTCGTTAGACAACAGAGAAATATGTAAAGAGTTTCTACTTTAATGCTAGAGCATATAAAAAGTcgacgtatttttttttcagagatgGCCACAGTTTTAGCGCCATGCTACGTCAAAAAGCATAATTATGAGTTATATGGATgaatttatcgttttcttttattaatttgaattgaatttataaagttCTTTATGATAGGTcgttcatttgttttattttagttccatGAAATGCTTTATGTTAATTCGTTAAGGATGTCGtttgttaataaatacaaaaatacattttgcttatttagcaatttattttattagcttatttagtaatttatttaattactatttattttaactatctttaTTTCTTACCATTTTTCAcgctcttaaatttatttcaatgttgaataaaattcatatgtgtatataaaaataacatacacCATTGCtccttttaaactaaataataatagaaaataactaTCATTATTATGATTACAATAAAAACCATAATGTATGAATACTTAAAATCACAAAAGTTGCTATCATTAATTCCTGCAATGTTGATAATAGTTTTGCAAATGGCAACTTGTAAGCAATTTCATTTTGTCAATTATGTCATActcttttttaaagtcttttacTGAATAGTTATTTCATAATGGTTTTTCCGCGTTTGATTTTTATGatgaagattaatttttatgtaaaaaaattaattttttatgacagAAACTCTTTTAaatccttaaataaaaataactttttttgctgCCCGTTATTTGTAGTGAATCTCAATACTCTCGCACAATCATTATGTCATGTTTTGTGTTTATGTACTACTATTAATTATGCAGTTTGgattatattagattttaatttatagttatctTCTATTTGTATTGTTATGCCTCACATTTGTatataagttctttttttcgtaATTCATTGAGTATGTAAACTGTTTAGAAAATATGTGTTCATTCTTATATATGCTATGTTGAGATTTCTTACATTTGTTACATATCtacttattttatgtaaaagaagaatttgttttgtgttcaataaaaaaaaaatttaaaaatgactattgaaataattttattaatactaattacaataattatggTGTCAGAAATTTAGGTAattaggtactttatttacgtcacccTGGAGCTGCGCAATGAaagtcaaaaatttagaaattagttCATCAAGTTCGGGTAAAATCTTTACaactaaaatagttaaaagcatacaaaatatttgaaggttaaattattatttatagagagTTTAATAACACAAGTGCCTTGATTGCGCCTAACACAattgttattacatatttaatgcaATGAAGTCAAAATCTGTGAATAGGGCTTCGTATAATCAACTAATAGAaagctccatttttttttttttttaatctttacaaACAGagcttaaactttaattttcgaACAAAACAAACTAGATTTCCTGCAACATTTTtcttactataattttataactacatTTTCATTTACTCGTTTTCATGTTTGAAACGATGGAATCTTGCAATCCAAGCTGTGGCGTACTAGACTTGGGTGCGCCCCCCCCACCctgcaagatttaaaaaagcGTCCTATCTAAAActtaacacaaattttttaaacttataatatgaAACGAACACAATGAAGAGACATTCGGGTATTTATAagcattcattatattttactttatataattttaattcaaattattatttatttaaatttataagaaaatgattGGTCACTAGATGGCAGTAGTAATTATGTGCATACACAGATGATTTCGTAACATAGAGCATGGAGCTACTTCTAGCTCCATGATTCGAACAGCAGCCAtcggcttcgcagtcaggcattCTATCCGCTCGGCACTTGGCTGACTGTGCTTTTAAGTATTACTGAATTAAgtttgactgaatgtaaacaataacaagctttaTGAAACCAGAAGAAATTAGAAACCGGTGTATCCCTCCTCTTATGTTATGtttacgaggcgatgtgtgaacaacTATTCTAAGAAGTTTTATTATCGTGTTTAAATTTAAGCGTCATTCATGAGAGTTTTCtgtcatttataaattctaacaggtAGTGAGCCTAAaacaaatgtaacaaaattaatatcacagcataaataaagtgcAAAGTTAGtcaaggatattttaaaatcttaaggtTTATCATGAAGTCTGTTACCCCGTAAGACATGACATTAAAATGagtaatttggtttttaagcAAACATACATTTCTTACTTttcattctaatattatttgcaaataatgtaataaatagtaaaatattaaaataataataagaaaaaaacgaacTGCAGCTAaagtaaaattgtataatttgaaaaatatattcttccaTATCAAAGAAAATACACTCTGACCTATTTCACCGATCTAAAGTCTATTTCTTCccgaataaatgaaaataaaaaaaattaataataaatgaaaataattttttttttatctgaaacgCAAACAAACAACACAAAGTTCAATGAAATCAACGCACGCAAATTGAAATGGGTGTCTTTTGAGAAGCACCGTTCAGGATAGGGTTTTACCAGACGTTTTGCAAAAGcataccgtcatgtggggctactttatGCAGGATTTcacagtttttgaactttgacatgtaaaaaaactatgttaattcaaactttagtaaaatttatcgatattatattcataactgaaCTCAGACGaatgaatttgatcaatattggcgatatttgtatgtaatatttacaaataataagtcaaaacataccttgcacaaagaAGCCCCCAAGTATAGGAATtctgtttaataatcatgtttttagtaaagtattgatataaaattgttaaaaaagttaattgttgacatttttagttacaaaaacatcaagatatgtaaagatattagtttggaTATCAATTTTCAGCGTTaagaaaccattttttataaagaatttttccttaaaaaatttttttatttcaaaacatttgagtttaaacaaaaggaaaccatatacatttttgaacatcgaaattgatgaaattttaaaaataatgattattacatattcattaacatttttaatattgataaatttgaacataacatgcttgaatgaacatgacagaacttgctcttcagtttctgtcaaaattacctgatgtcctataaaatattttttcgtgtgttaaatcgtttgattaattcattagaaaaatctttgtagaagaaaaataatagtttaccagcacgTTTCACGCACTTgttgtgaattttatttgagatagtatttctgtggattttgtacttccgagaagcttctgcaatcgacataccaccagcaactgcttgcaaacatggttgcagcttttctaaagggtaatcacggtagtttctcgttacaggtatttttttataacgtctggCAATTTTTCTGTcggaaaaaaaacgaatgaagctttgcacaaagtagccccacagtgcatttttttcattttccgtttatttgttattaattttcaaatttttttaacgctaacatgatataattgtttattaatatataaataaaaaaatttgcacttacgacaattgttttatcaatgtctttgcatttcacagctaaagtttccacgcacacttttcgacgtcCGACATTCTCgaaaagttgttgacattggataaacaaaacacactctgagattgttttaaaattcgaaaaaaaatttgtaatgacATAGGAGACTTCTaacttcaaattccacacatttttaacgtgaaaaaaacataatactgaataggagcacttgaaaagtgccaaattcgaatttgcacaaagtagcccccgctgcataaagtagccccacatgacggtacgttattattttttctaacgtTAAAGGCATGCGCtattttttaacgttaattttcGCTCATGAGATGTGAGGTTAATTGTCGTTGGCGGGGTAACGccaaaagaaatctttttataaaatgtaatattgtgtgaaaaatagttttaagttaaTTGATGATTCTGTCAAACATCGTGTGAAAGTATATTAGAGTTGgcgttaaagaaaattaattaattttcattattaattaaattaatatttttatgaaccaCAAATTTCACTTTAACCAGCTTGTTATGCTTAGTAACAATAATCAATTAgggtacattttatttaatttaataaccgtcgttgaatagccgatccaattttgagtttacgactactgatgttcaacttgccttgtaattttgaaccaatccagaagacaaggaaacttctggatcagtatTCACACAGGTATgattgttatgggaacatggagaactttgagactcgacagatttaacgtgcatccatcagtcaccatttacgaCACGGGAAGCGGCGGAGATCGAACCCAAGACCTCTTGGACAttggtccagtgccctaccaatcaggctatcccggctctGATTAGGGTACATTAGGAGAAACACCAGTACAGAGAATACTGAGGACAACAGAacattacattgaaaaaaaaacattgtagtGCATACCCTTCAGGGTCCTTTACATTAGAAACCGGCAGAGTAAGGTATTCCGATCAACAGCACTCATATGATTAATGTATCcgattgttaaaaataataagcatagCTTTCTAATTATAGTCGTATGCCActcactaatattttttttaatcttttaagaaggaaatgaacaaaaacgttaaaaaaataattattccgaatgaaaaaaataaatatatattttaatattaaataaacaaaacgttgtaaaatttaataaaagcattaagaaattttaattgcaattctgttgtagaaaaaaaagcattttatttccaaattcgAAAACAAAGAATTAATTCTGTCTATATTCGTTTGGAGATAATGACGTTGCAagtatggatggtgttttctacactagggaacgctgcaagctctgtaccgcctaaatttccgggttactgcttccgttgtattttaaagccatttggcattggcatcattgtgtttcGAGATTCTTGTAAACAAtgcatttgattacttattacttgtgtttacaatgctaacaatacttgtgtttacaatgctgaaagtgttaacactaacgtaacGTCTCTTCCCATATCAGATACGTTTTGGTGGAGAGCAAGTACTGGAGATCTTTGTTCATGGGGCACAGCTtacaacaagaacaaacagtaataaacttatggaaagaggacatatcaagactgccaaaaaagcgagttactcaaaatctagcaaccatgtcacctttttaatatatctctaaataactaaaacaaatttccacttcaaactcaccagaattacataataacattaatatcttatgaaatacggcaaatttgagctcagaaattatctaatatatttcttttattgaaaacaaaattatccatttgaaaatatcgcctcgcagaataacatgtagtaagcagctgcaaactttctaaccgtAACTAGAGCAGGCATACAGCTCGGGATTgttattcgcgatcgcaacgctcgagtacgccgtctagcgggagcctgtaaatatcagacattaatttatcacgttttcatttagttccatcgaaaTCATTGACAGAATCAGACACCatcttttagcagcaaataagaaacaaaatttccctaaggaaaaggccgaagaacttgaaaaaaatctccagaatattagtaaatctttcaggaacagaacacgccaaacatttgaagaaaaattcctcaataatttttaatttctattatcaacaaacttgcaactgatgacttccgatttcggatactgttacagatgtgtgtattaaggtaaaatgcatttcttctgtcttcaattcattacgaattaaagtgaagtcaacattgctttcgtcattccagtgaataaatatgaattcagaacatacagaattgtaatagttatagcatattcttcttcgttatagaatagtatatatttctgtatccatataattcggaaaacaacaataaaaaattatccaagttacttgaaatagtgccatttgtgctgattcttaattaatttaaatcgttttcttggtaagttttttttaattttgaaagaataagttcaactagaattcagctattctgtttttagctacatattcaaattcatatcaattataaaattttgctgtgtagtatgttatctaaaagtaatgaaggtataaactatgtatctattatttgagaataaagttttcaaacaaggaacttatcattttggaattctccgggaatcataaatcaggtaagtgcaatgatttttacaataaaaaatttgcttgtaaatatttttttttcatttgatgatggttctctacagaatggttttttacgtctgattaagaactataagaataataaaaaaagaaacaatatgaaagtttttatttcaatgttaagaattcttaaaatcgttttttttatcctaagaattctttattttccgttttttagtttataattttttgataaaaattgttctcaaaatactttttttgaaaaattaaatggtataacattatgtgtttatgtatacttcttgtatattccaatgtttgaagtaatatgattcagaaaagtatggaataaaaattcggtacttacgtattaacgccaccgccgctacagatttggcggtttttaagtgccgccaatctacacttaaaatttttgcgacaattcataaaataaaacactttatttaaaatcaaaatagtcaatcggatttcggtggaaaatgagccgatatagagtttagcatagattcaaaacaatcatatcgccatatgaactctgataaataagattccaaatgaaataacatttccaaaacgtacgtttaccaagataaagttttatgttgtgggaattggtacattttcgttttttcggtaaaatatttccctcctgaaaaaataaaattgcatcttgttttgtttttggcaaatcccaaagacgaattttcgtagcactaaaaatggcgacaaaaaagaattgtttttttttttttgtttcgtcagcattctttattttacgtttcttagtttctaaataatgatttttattgaaacttgaaattttttgataaaaattgttgtcaaaaaactttgtttacaaaattaaatttcataaaattatgaggcttatgtatactttttgttcattttaatttttgaagtaatatgattcttaaaactatagaatgtaaagtttaaatgggcctttcatgttatatcattaaatttagtaatactatttctcgggcattaggttttaactcttataagaatatacatatttttttctgttaatgtacaaatatttttccgatgtgttttggatattccttctctaataaaaagagataccattttgttttcgtttgtataagaaagaatatcaagcatttttcttttttaaatttaattagccacaataaagaaggaacgttgcaatgctccgtgctacattaacgacgtctctagagtaactgaatgactgttcatatagaaattgcaggtattagtctcatacaacaacgcccctatagttcgttgcgatcgcgaattgtttACAGTTCTACTGAAAGCACCATCCATAGAACTAAGTGGAAATATTTATCGCTTCTAGTAAGGAATCATTCTTCACGAATTTGGTGctggtaaaacaaaaaaaaaaccttcccCAATAGCCAAATTGATGTTTGTAATTTGCACATTAGTCAGCATCtgcaagaataaaaataaataagattggtaggtactttatttatgacGCACTACAGCTGCCTTTGGCTTCTGTCTGTTAAATATCCGAAAAAATGCCCCCACAATTTTGTGAGATATTCCACCACAGCTTTCTCCATCCTACTTATTCCATCACAACTTAGACATAGATTTGAAGGAGAAGGAAATTCTTCTCCATATTCCTGTACTACTCAATGAGTCCCATTGTACTGCTCAGTGACTGACCACGGAACTTTCGAATCCACAGATTTTATGAGCTCTTATATTGCCAGTGCTCGGTGAATCTTACCGGAGTCGAGGATCGATCCCCGCTCTACCGGACCTGAGTCCGATTCCCTAACCACAGGggtaacataaataaataaatcatatgaATGCGAGGACAATTCTCACTGCTTGCGATTTTTTCCGCATGCGGATTTGAGCCTGAttggtagaaaaattttaaccgTATCTCCTGAATAAGGTTACCATCATATTCCAGATCGCCATCGAGAAAATAAGGAAACCTGATTGGTGGGTTTTT
This window encodes:
- the LOC107446715 gene encoding protein toll — its product is MIMESHRLTLLIVACFTLCSAVTQKCSIKETRADYFCVCDALDGTNGWTYTCIDNMNLEAAFTVKYIVGRSVIFQCGSEEPHYSLLLHQLDLEDIKTFAFKSCPLPAVPYDEILPFYDHSPVEQIKVERIKGNASFTNEVFGNFTETLKTLILTDNGIENISESLFSNFTHLKYLSLSDNRIKSLQSRVFVGLENLTTLEITNNLLEKLPFDVFQDQTLLEKLYLYKNKLRELPDDLFKNLINLKILDLADNQLILLPNRIFETLSNVVSIRLRANWLGTVPEDLFRNCTRMQVIDLSINRFMEPLSENLFHGLTHLENISIHDCNLTLIQEGFFSRNPNLTHLNLEENSISSLPGKIFGNNSKLKELNVNFNLLNSLPVDLFPNHLKLEKVSLFRNNISSIPDRLFKRARNVRTLVLGRNRIQNASYAVFQDLPNLEELDLSVNNLTYFKLDLNENLKKLDLSYNNLSKMPAINWIQHLQLQKVNLEHNKLSFLEVPWLHSTNHPIINLANNKIRTVSVNNVLINDLGIKSEEASENYNNFVETRIVLNSNPFLCDCHLFKFYKYIKESNGSPRSVRIDNIQNLSCHEPFFNRKIVSLEPHEFTCDLQNECSSACHCYYRASDNANIVNCSNHGLKYLPDHVPSNTSVLYFSDNLLTNMDDFNQKRWENLTDIYLNHNLVSNVDNWTIPVQLKGISLQGNKLRHLSEQFMGFVSKAPHFHLALSSNPWICNCSAMKFKKWLTEHYKKIGDVQRITCGNRLKLNNSLVHTPILTTPDDILCPLDNWPDKVHLITVSVICGVLALLLFIVIVLYYRNKQTVIAYVYIHMHHVFTCFFNEEDMDEDKIFDAFVSYSCSDRDVAMELIEELEKKDPRFNLCIHERNWIAGNQISWNIFNSVHNSKRTILVISKAFLESMWFQVEFHTAYYQMLEDKIDRLIIIVKGDLPPKENMDKDLQYLLSTKTYLIWEEKWFWEKLKYAMPHKKQLLPNDVLALKDRPDSEKVKPIDNQIAILSSSDCKTKVHDPNRSTLHLVKSVNGN